Proteins found in one Paenibacillus dendritiformis genomic segment:
- a CDS encoding HU family DNA-binding protein, with amino-acid sequence MNKTDLINNISEKSGLTKKDVEAVLNGFFGEVTDALSKGDKVQLIGFGTFETRKRAGRTGRNPQTGNTIEIPESTVPAFKAGNKLKEAVK; translated from the coding sequence ATGAACAAAACAGATTTGATCAACAACATCTCGGAGAAAAGCGGATTGACCAAAAAAGACGTAGAAGCGGTATTGAACGGCTTCTTCGGTGAAGTTACGGATGCATTGTCCAAAGGCGACAAAGTGCAACTGATTGGATTCGGCACATTCGAGACTCGCAAGCGCGCAGGCCGCACGGGCCGCAACCCGCAAACCGGCAACACGATCGAAATTCCGGAATCCACGGTTCCGGCGTTCAAAGCGGGCAACAAGCTTAAAGAAGCTGTAAAATAA
- a CDS encoding RNA-binding S4 domain-containing protein, with protein sequence MRLDKFLKVSRLIKRRTVAKDVSEQGRVILNGREAKPSTTVKVGDEITVQFGQKLVTVRIERLQETTKKEEAAGMYTLLKEEPIPRSKDLEW encoded by the coding sequence ATGCGTCTCGACAAGTTCCTGAAGGTTTCGCGGCTCATTAAGCGGCGCACCGTAGCCAAAGATGTGTCCGAACAGGGACGCGTCATATTGAACGGCCGCGAGGCGAAGCCGAGCACGACCGTCAAGGTGGGAGACGAGATTACGGTTCAGTTCGGGCAGAAGCTCGTCACGGTCCGGATCGAGCGTCTCCAGGAGACGACGAAGAAGGAAGAAGCAGCCGGCATGTACACGCTGCTGAAGGAAGAGCCTATTCCGCGATCGAAGGATCTGGAATGGTAA